The genomic segment GGGTGTAACAACTTATGATTTTATGTGACTTTCTTGCAAAGAGTCAATCGGACAAACACGGCAATGTACTCCAATCACTTTCTGTCTACAACCAAATACAACACcatgtctgtgctgcagtgtaTATGTTGTGGCTACCGCGGTCTTCCACAGCCAATCTGCTCTATATGTCAGTGTCTACTATTTTAAATCTTTCAACATAATTTTATTATCTTCTTCTTAAGGTCATTTCACAACACTATACAGACCGAGGATAGTTTCAATAGAAGCAAGGGAAAAAATAATTGGTCTGCTGAAGCACAGGTTACTTGGAAAACTTAAACTGTTTCAGTGGACACTGGACTTGCCATAATATGACATAAGGAAAATCTTGTTCCAAATGCCTTCTTATGCACAATCCATAATTTGTGTGGTCTTTTCAAAGCTTTAGCATATAATATCCACGTGTAACCTGCAAATAAGATGTAGCATGGGCATCCCTCCATGAAAGACAACATACTACTGTAGCCTGTTATACCTACAATCATACATGATCTGctgattttaataaaatgtttaaaactgaCGGTCTGAAAGTGTGTACTTTAACCCCCATGTTGTCATTTGAAACGCACTTTTGCTTTAAGACTGCACTGAGCATCATGTTGTATGACTGTTTAAAGCATCCTGAGACTTAAAGACGGACATTGAAACATGCAAAACACTACTGCTCCATAGTAATGATAATTTCTGTGCCATGTGAGAGCAGAACACTCACTGTCAGGTTGTCTCTGAGGAGCTGCATGATAAGAGTGCTATCTTTGTAGGACTCCTCATTTAGCTGGTCAAGCTCTGCAATGGCATCATCGAATGCCTGTAatcaagaaaaggaaaatgttaaCACTTGGAGCACACTACAGACAACTGAGGGTGAGTGACAGATTTCTATAAGAAAATTATGCAGACCTTTTTGGCCAGCTCGCAGGCTTTTTCTGGGGAGTTGAGGATCTCATAGTAGAAGACAGAGAAGTTAAGTGCCAAGCCCAAGCGGATGGGATGTGTGGGGTCCATCTCAGTCTTGCTGATGTCAAACGCTTCCTGGTATGCTTGCTGTGAGTTTTCAATGGTCTCTGTAAAAAGGGGAGGGAATCAAAAAGATTATTATAGTCAATGTATGTTTTAGTTAAGGTTTACATAGAAGTCCACttatggaaatattttaaagctgttaccacacacacacacacacacacacacacacacacacacacacacacacacacacacacacacacacacacacacacacacacacacacacacacacacacacacacacacacacacacacacacacacacacacacacacacacaccacacacacacacacacacacacacacacaacacacacacacacacacacacacacacacgacaaaatggacaaaaataaaacattttgccTCATTTAGACAAATATGAGCTGAGACCAATAGTTCAACCGCACAAAAACCCAtgcgtaaaaatgacaaatttgtggttttaagggTGTTATGTACAAGACTATTCTAGACTAACTGTTGTTGCAACGATTGCAAAGAAATCATCACGGAATTCAAGAGGTATACTGCTCCAGGCCAAGAAATAACTGCcagtaaaacaaactgtcagttCAGTTTTTGAATGAAGCGAGATACAACGTGTTAaatagtgagctttagaggtgctggtaggtggaatTTGATACCTTTAAACATAGCCAGCCTAGCCGTTTCCCCTTGTTTACAGTTATTGTGCTAAGCTAGTCTAATGAGTAGCAGGCTCAAGCATTGcattttctgcacattttaCTGCACATTTGTAATAGTGCGATCAATCTTCTCccaactctctttctctttatttaatcttttttgaAGTAGAACACTGAAAACATTGAATAACAACTGTCAGCCAATATTATAATTAGCAGAAATACCTTAactgaacagagaggaggaaatttCGGATCTACCTGGAATAAACAAAAGGGCATTGAAGGCTGGTGGCTAATAAATTCTGTAACTATATATTTTTCCCTGTGGGAAAGCTGCCACCCACTCCTGTTGTGCCCTCCTATAAGAGGGGACACTGTGGTCACACGACCGTGACACATCGACCCATTTGACGTCATTTCCAGCTCTTAGCTCCAAGACAAAATCTGACACATTCCTATTTGGAGTGTGAAGGGGCCCAGATTCAAAAAGACAGAGGGGGGCTTATTTTAGCTTTTtcatacaaatgaaaaagacGCTTGGACACCTTAAAGACTCCCCACTACACAGTGCTCACAAAGAGAGGCAAagcagtgagaaagagagaaaagaacaaaagaaaaaaagactaactgaaaacttaaaatgttaatgtctTTCCAAAAAAAGTAAATGGAGCACTAATGTCAACTCACTTGATTTGTCGTCTCCAGAAGCAACTTCAGCAAGGTATCTATAGTAGTCCCCCTTCATCTTTAGATAGAAGACTTTGCTCTCGGGATTTGTGGAGTTTCCAATTAAATAATTATCCAGCAGTTTctgtaaagacaaaaatgtcagaGCAATTTAAATTAGGCAAACAGAGGAAATATATTGAACAGGAAGACTTTTCAGAACTAACATCTCAACCACAAGCACACCACGACATCCAACTGACAGATCAAGAGCCAGAACTGAAGGGTGATAATGACATCACTCACCAAAACAACTGCAGTCACCCTATGTTTCCTGAATAGTCACTAACTGCGCTAATTTGGGCACAAATTACAATGAAGaacaaacacatccacattGCATGGTGCGAcgcaaaacaataacaaaaacattcagtaaGTATTAGGACCCTTCAGCCTTATGCTGAAATTGTTTAAATTCATGTTTGCCTCATCAATTTCAATATCACATtgaaaaagtattcagaccctttactcagtacttagttgaagcacttttggcagtgattacagccttgagtcttcttgggtatgacGCAACAAGCcttgcacacctggatttggggattgTCAGCCATTCTTCTCTACAGATCCTCTCAAACTCTGTAAGGTTGGATGGGGGCGTCGGTAGACAGCTATTTTCGGGTCTGTCTGGAGATGTCCGACTCAGTTCAAGTCAGGGGTCCTAACTGGgtcactcaaggacattcacagagttgGCCCTGAGCCACTGCTGCGCTGTCTTGGCTATGTCTTTATGGTCATTATCCTGTTAGAAGGTGAACCTTctgcccagtctgaggtcctgagcactCTGGACCAGGTCCGCTCCATTCAGATTTCCCTAAACCCTAACCAGTCACCCTGCcgctgaaaaacacccccacagcATGACGCAGCCTCCACCATGTTCTACTATTGGGAAGGTATTAGGCATTTGATGAGCGGTGCCTGGTTTTCTCCAGACATGACTCTTAGAACTGAAGTTAAACACTTTGATCTTGGTTTACAGAGAATCTTTCAGTAAGGAGAAGCTTCTGtctggccactctgccataaagccaAGATCAGTGGAGTGCTACAGTGATGGTTATCcctctggaagtttctcccatctccacacaggatctctggagctcagccagagtaaACATCAAGTTCTTGGTCACCTATTTTACCAAGGCCTTTCTCCCACAGCTGCTAAGTTTAGCCAGGTGGTCggctctaggaagagtcctgcttgttccagacttcttccatttaagaattatggaggccgCTGTGCTCTTGACAACCTTCGATGCAGCAGATTTTTTTGTAACctcaacacaatcctgtctctgagctgtaCAGGTTTTTTCTTCCACCTCGTGGCTCGGTTTTTGCACTTATATAGACATGTATGTGCCTTTCCAAATAATGTCTGatcaattgaatttaccacaAGTgaactccaatcaaggtgtagaaacatttcaaagatgatcaagaaaaatgtcatagccaAGGGTCTAGATACTTTTACCCTCATAATAAATTTGCAATAATTTCTAAGAGAAGggtgcaacataacaaaatgtgaaagaacaaaaggggtctgaatactttcagAATGCACTGTAGGTGGGGCTCACCCATCATAAGTGTCCCATTAGCCTCCATCCACTAGAGAGCACTACTTTCTTTGCTGTTCATAGCTGCTCAACTCAATGATTAATGAGTACATTTCTGCTCCATCAGGAGTCAAGTACATGTGCTCACCCGGTGTCATTTAGAGGAAATATTTTGCTCTGTGTCAGTTTCCAATAAAGTCACTTCAAACTGTCCACAACCAGGCCAGCCCTCTAGTGTATCCCCAGCTGTCTTCTGCCCCAGATTCCACAATCTTTTTATAAGCACTCCCCCATGTCAGCACTGTATAGCaaaattttatgtcttattgcTGACACCAGTCttatttctgatttaaaaaagacTTGGCATCATTCTTTCATTCCGTACTGAAATTCACTCACAAATGTTCCATTAATAAGGTCTAAGGAAAGATAAAGGCACTGCCTGCATTGTGTCATACTCCCAATTATTTGACACTGCAGAGCACAAAAAAGGGCCGTGCTTCCAGTATATGAATGTATATCTGAGGTCAAATGTTCAATTGTGAGTTTACTACTGCAGGAGAAATTTAAATATTAGATCACCCCTAACTTTTGAACTTAATTGCACATTATGTAGCAGAACAGTGGAATGTAAGACTTATTTTTACAACCTTAAGACACAATTGTTACCAAAATGTAGTCCCGCTAAAAAGGCACGGTGCAGCTTTTAGGGACTGTTCCCTCTAAAAGCTACAATAACTTGTTTAAAATAGCTAAAGGATTTAAACTATACAGTAACCAAATTAGTAATAGCAGTAAAATGTAGTGataatgtacaaaaatataaGGCAAATCACATCCTGTGATTACACAACAGGCCAAGTCATCCGTCTTTCAATGGACATGAGAAGATTACTAGGGCTAATCTGTGTCAGTGAAACCATGGCTTATGCTCAAGTTAACCGATTTAGAGAGCAGATTAATCATTTCACTCAGAATGAAAAGGCTCGCCAACACGTCAACCCTACTGACTGTCCTGACTGAGATGCAACACAGTGTTCAGAGATGGTATAAACAtcctttttgtctttaacttacataattgtattttctcttataaaaaaaaaggaaaaaaaaggagaaaacagtTTTCCTCTCCCAAACCTGGGAGAAAGACGCTGCTCTTGTCTGAGCCAAACCCACCCCAGCAGCCACTCCCCAGTCATTTACTGACACAAAGATTGGCTCAGCCGCTACACGTGCATGTCTCAAGTGCTAAGCATTCCTCTTTCACTGCATGCTTTGCACAATAGACAAGAAGAGGAGTAGCCTTGCTTCCAGTGCTTTCATACAAAGTTCTGATTTCAGTCACCAGTGCTCACAAGAAAGGACAAATAGTGTTGCTGGATGAAAGCCTGACTGGTTGTGCGTGCACGACTGCCTTACATGTCCAACAGGAATTGATATTTCCTATTCAAGCATGGACTAATACCTTTTTATCAATTTAATTAGCAACACTACAACTAGCTACAGGGCATTGGGTTTAAGGtggttgacccccccccccccttactcAGCAAATGTGATAATCAGGCAGGCGCTTTAATTAAATATCCCTATGTTCCACCACTAGAATACcaaattcacatttattttgaagcttCAAATGTCAAGGTAGAGTCACGTTCTGAAGAGGAGTGAATAGCCTGAATCTACTCGGTTAACACCCTTTCTGCTTTACAAGCTCTAGATTCACATCCTGTGAGGAAACCAAACATCCCCATGCCTCTACTGCCTCCCAACTGAGACTTGCTTTCACCTGAGATGCAAGTCTATCTAGTTTCACAGTATACTTTGCAGGAAATCAAGAAAGAGGGGCACACAAGCTGCTTACTTGTCTATTGCGGTCTCTGCTCTTCTGCCTGTGTGGGTGCAAGTCAAGGCATGAAGACACGACACACCCTCCTCTGCTGACAAACCCTCAGTCAACACTTACTAGCACAGATACTGAAAGCTGAGTCACAGCCATGAAAGCGCACCATCTCAGGAACACCCATGGGAAGCTGGTGGAAAATGATTGGCCCCAACAGCTTTGCGGTGCATTTTAAAAGACAGCAGCTCAGGGAAATTATCTCAATCTTGCAGCAAAGCTTCCAGGTCTACTCTAATCCATTATGAAGGCAGGCTGGAAATAATGTAAAGCTGGTG from the Seriola aureovittata isolate HTS-2021-v1 ecotype China chromosome 13, ASM2101889v1, whole genome shotgun sequence genome contains:
- the LOC130180238 gene encoding 14-3-3 protein beta/alpha-1-like, with product MDRTDLIQKAKLAEQAERYDDMADCMKEVTEKGGELSNEERNLLSVAYKNVVGARRSAWRVMSSIGLKTEGCEKKQQLVKEYREKVEKELQDICNNVLKLLDNYLIGNSTNPESKVFYLKMKGDYYRYLAEVASGDDKSKTIENSQQAYQEAFDISKTEMDPTHPIRLGLALNFSVFYYEILNSPEKACELAKKAFDDAIAELDQLNEESYKDSTLIMQLLRDNLTLWTSDNAPEEGEGGEGGEGGENEN